A single genomic interval of Metasolibacillus fluoroglycofenilyticus harbors:
- a CDS encoding VWA domain-containing protein, whose product MDLRIDIPLALLLLLPLLIYFIWTYWRERERLKKSHIVVLGIRIVAASCLVFALASPYILLPIKEQQIIFLVDRSASMNTTEQELTDFIVESLKEKKNDQAVGIYSFASNMQTEAMLAADLKEVPKFTALKNNGETNIEQSLQIATGIVDPQKATRFVLLTDGNETKGDVLEFASKFKGSTMSVDVVPFQQKVTNDVSLKSFVTPQIAYAGEQQQLVTEIYATEAGQGELLLYENDQLIHREAVELTEGSNVFTYKHSMKSEGLVKYEAVVQVGEDAIYENNKLTSITMVQSEPRLLIVNGYDTASPIAAALGQHAINYDVVAATSLPNDLSSYLQYNAIIFDNVSGHLVGEAKMLVIEQAVKNFGVGFAMIGGENSFGLGGYFKTPIEALLPVEMEIKGKEQLPSLGLVIVLDRSGSMYGNKLELAKEAAARSVELLREEDTLGFIAFDDRPWEIIETGPLGSKEDAVDTILSVTPGGGTEIYSSLSLAYENLADLQLQRKHIILLTDGQSQSGNYEELIEEGKNNNITLSTVAIGSDADGALLQQLSEMGSGRFYDVIDEQMIPSILSRETAMISRTYIEDNPFYPTIYNAPGWNALFAQGVPEMNAYIGTTAKQGAIVVAESAKEDPVLAQWQYGLGKTFAFTSDSTGKWTGDFARWQDWGMFWQTMLSQMLPSYNDIAYDVRLEADGTFMITDPTNEAAFLDIVAVNEAGEELETQLEMISASQVRATVEAEQGLIFFRIADEEQAIYQAGLTVPYSAEYELRPVNDRLVEELTERTGGAILKEPAEIFRDFTTKGAERQNIATWLLLAGMLLFFIDITLRRFGWGFFVKPRKDATIVEQKPVQAEDTNVAQLLKGMKKR is encoded by the coding sequence GTGGATTTACGAATTGATATACCGCTTGCATTGTTATTATTACTTCCACTATTAATTTATTTTATTTGGACATATTGGCGAGAGCGAGAGCGTCTGAAAAAAAGCCATATTGTTGTGTTAGGGATTCGAATTGTAGCAGCAAGCTGTCTTGTTTTTGCACTTGCAAGTCCCTATATTTTATTACCGATTAAAGAGCAGCAAATCATTTTTTTAGTTGATCGTTCAGCCTCAATGAATACAACAGAGCAGGAGCTTACTGATTTTATTGTGGAAAGCTTAAAGGAGAAAAAAAATGACCAAGCAGTAGGTATTTATTCCTTTGCTTCAAATATGCAAACGGAAGCGATGTTAGCGGCTGATTTAAAGGAAGTACCAAAGTTTACGGCACTAAAAAATAATGGTGAAACGAATATTGAGCAAAGCTTGCAAATTGCTACAGGAATTGTTGATCCGCAAAAGGCAACGCGCTTTGTCCTCTTAACAGATGGGAATGAAACGAAGGGGGATGTGTTAGAATTTGCGAGCAAGTTCAAAGGTTCTACAATGAGCGTAGATGTCGTGCCATTTCAGCAAAAAGTGACTAATGACGTATCATTGAAAAGCTTTGTGACACCGCAAATTGCATATGCTGGCGAACAACAGCAACTCGTAACAGAAATTTACGCAACCGAAGCTGGGCAAGGAGAGCTTTTATTATACGAAAATGACCAGCTTATTCACCGAGAAGCAGTTGAATTAACAGAGGGCTCCAATGTTTTTACTTATAAGCATAGTATGAAATCAGAAGGTCTTGTAAAATATGAGGCTGTTGTACAAGTTGGAGAAGATGCGATTTATGAAAATAATAAGCTGACAAGTATAACGATGGTACAAAGTGAGCCGCGCCTGTTAATTGTTAATGGCTATGACACGGCATCGCCAATAGCTGCTGCATTAGGCCAGCATGCTATTAACTACGATGTGGTCGCAGCTACCAGCTTACCAAACGACCTTTCAAGCTATTTGCAATATAATGCCATTATTTTTGATAATGTATCAGGGCATTTAGTCGGAGAAGCAAAAATGCTCGTTATTGAGCAGGCTGTGAAAAACTTCGGTGTAGGCTTTGCGATGATTGGTGGAGAAAATAGCTTTGGCTTAGGGGGCTATTTTAAAACACCAATTGAAGCATTATTACCTGTTGAAATGGAGATAAAGGGCAAGGAGCAGCTCCCTTCATTAGGTCTTGTTATTGTGCTTGACCGTTCTGGGAGCATGTACGGCAATAAGCTAGAGCTTGCTAAGGAAGCGGCAGCACGTTCTGTAGAATTGCTACGTGAGGAGGATACACTAGGCTTTATCGCCTTTGATGACCGTCCGTGGGAAATTATCGAAACAGGTCCGTTAGGTAGCAAGGAGGATGCTGTCGATACGATATTATCGGTGACACCGGGTGGTGGTACAGAAATTTATAGCTCATTATCGCTAGCCTATGAAAATTTAGCTGATTTACAATTACAGCGCAAACATATTATTTTATTAACAGATGGTCAATCCCAGTCTGGTAATTATGAGGAGCTAATTGAAGAAGGCAAAAATAATAACATTACGCTATCAACCGTAGCGATTGGTAGTGACGCAGATGGTGCGTTATTACAACAGCTAAGTGAAATGGGAAGTGGGCGCTTTTATGATGTAATTGATGAGCAAATGATTCCTTCGATTTTATCGCGCGAAACAGCGATGATTTCACGCACTTATATTGAGGATAACCCATTTTATCCTACGATTTATAATGCGCCAGGCTGGAATGCGTTGTTCGCGCAAGGTGTACCGGAGATGAATGCCTATATCGGAACGACAGCAAAGCAAGGAGCGATTGTAGTGGCAGAAAGCGCAAAGGAAGATCCTGTGCTTGCGCAATGGCAATATGGCTTAGGGAAAACTTTTGCCTTTACGTCTGATTCAACGGGAAAATGGACAGGCGACTTTGCGAGATGGCAGGATTGGGGAATGTTTTGGCAAACGATGCTATCACAAATGCTCCCAAGCTATAATGATATCGCCTACGATGTACGTTTAGAGGCAGACGGTACCTTTATGATTACAGACCCGACAAATGAGGCCGCTTTTTTAGATATTGTTGCTGTCAATGAAGCAGGAGAAGAGCTGGAAACACAACTTGAGATGATTTCCGCATCCCAAGTAAGGGCGACGGTGGAGGCAGAGCAAGGGCTTATTTTCTTCCGCATTGCTGATGAGGAGCAGGCCATTTACCAGGCTGGTTTAACTGTTCCATACAGTGCAGAGTACGAGTTAAGGCCTGTCAATGACAGGTTAGTGGAAGAATTGACGGAGCGAACAGGCGGTGCTATTTTGAAGGAGCCAGCCGAAATTTTCCGCGACTTCACAACGAAGGGCGCGGAGCGTCAAAATATTGCTACATGGCTATTATTAGCAGGTATGCTATTATTCTTTATTGATATTACACTACGTCGTTTTGGCTGGGGTTTTTTCGTTAAGCCGAGAAAGGACGCAACGATTGTAGAGCAAAAGCCTGTACAGGCAGAGGATACAAATGTTGCCCAGCTTTTAAAAGGAATGAAGAAAAGGTAA
- a CDS encoding MFS transporter has product MTQQTNKSALYILMFSLFITMGGIGIIIPVMPDYLLLFGVGGQVLGFLIAGFALAQFLFSPIAGELSDRHGRKIFIIIGLVIYGCAQIFFGLATQVWMLFVARFLAGLGAALIMAPTMAYVADITTVEERGKGMGMLGAAMSLGFTIGPGIGGFLAKVNLHFPFYIAGGFALATALISYFVLPNVAVQLRQQMKKENLFKQLANSVKMPYFVVLIVIFTFSFGIANFQATMAIYLGYKFHYTPTDIAIVLTVGGFAGVVLQMFVIDRLFKRFGEMKVILINLFVAAITMLLMIYISGFFIILTVATLFSIATTFIRPAVNTLVSKLAGEGQGYAAGMNNAYMSLGNMVGPALAGTLFDWNMDAPYMFGTLILLACLLLAFMWTTRKAPHLMQPSE; this is encoded by the coding sequence ATGACACAACAAACGAATAAATCCGCATTATACATATTAATGTTTAGCTTATTTATTACAATGGGAGGCATTGGGATTATCATTCCTGTAATGCCTGATTATTTATTGCTTTTTGGGGTTGGCGGACAAGTACTAGGCTTTCTTATTGCTGGTTTTGCTCTCGCTCAATTTTTATTTTCTCCTATTGCAGGCGAGTTATCGGATCGTCATGGCCGTAAAATATTTATTATTATAGGTCTTGTTATTTATGGCTGTGCGCAAATTTTCTTCGGGCTTGCTACACAGGTTTGGATGCTTTTTGTCGCACGCTTTTTAGCTGGACTTGGTGCAGCACTAATCATGGCACCGACAATGGCTTATGTTGCTGATATTACAACAGTGGAGGAGCGAGGAAAAGGCATGGGGATGCTAGGCGCTGCCATGTCATTAGGCTTCACAATTGGACCTGGAATTGGTGGGTTTTTAGCAAAGGTTAACTTACATTTTCCGTTTTACATCGCAGGTGGCTTTGCGTTAGCCACTGCACTTATTTCCTATTTTGTTTTACCAAATGTAGCCGTGCAATTAAGACAGCAGATGAAAAAGGAAAACCTATTTAAACAATTAGCGAATTCCGTAAAAATGCCTTACTTCGTTGTGCTAATCGTTATTTTTACTTTTAGCTTCGGCATCGCTAATTTCCAAGCGACAATGGCCATTTATTTAGGCTATAAATTCCACTATACGCCTACAGATATTGCCATCGTATTAACTGTTGGTGGCTTTGCAGGAGTGGTTTTGCAAATGTTTGTCATCGACCGATTGTTTAAACGCTTCGGTGAAATGAAAGTCATTCTTATCAATTTATTCGTTGCAGCCATTACAATGCTTTTAATGATTTATATTAGCGGTTTCTTTATTATTTTAACTGTCGCTACACTGTTCTCAATTGCCACAACATTTATTCGCCCGGCAGTCAATACGCTCGTATCAAAGCTAGCGGGTGAAGGGCAAGGCTATGCTGCAGGTATGAATAATGCTTATATGAGCTTAGGTAATATGGTAGGACCTGCCCTTGCTGGTACTTTATTTGATTGGAATATGGATGCACCTTATATGTTCGGAACATTAATTTTACTCGCTTGCTTGCTGCTAGCCTTTATGTGGACAACACGCAAAGCCCCACATTTAATGCAGCCAAGTGAATAA
- a CDS encoding S-layer homology domain-containing protein, whose protein sequence is MQQKNKQTLALIAIIVLLVQTVFSSLSVMAVSTTSTLQVTMTTDGKSYVEGDIATGPVAIQVTSTSADSGTVEFSQDGQAWQPFDVTKLLITYADNQPPIGTLSVQQGTHTNNSTVTLDIAASDVDAGDTVTAMRFTEDLGNWPSVWENFTDSKSFQLSPGDGNKTIYMQLKDSRDGISAIYSASVYLDTSAPTGTVQINGGAIFTNSTAVNLSLTYADGAATGSKEMRFSNNSLDPLSWGGWQPFNPSASWNIVNQEGENTVYVQFRDAAGNISSSIISDTIILDITGPSGTIMIEEGALKTANNNVNLTINYSDNFSAVRMRLRNENQPAGSGVWEYASASKIWTLSGGEGTKTVYVEFCDMAGNIGTAVSASIELDTTPPQVVGVVNGGLYNSAVTLSFNEGVATLNGTSVTSPYMVTDEGDYTLIVTDDVGNTTTVSFKIDRTPPDGEVTINNGIQWTNNVNVTLRLSGLSSDTHQLQITNNPADFNDHGGWLPIAATISWTLTPGDGEKTVYVRFKDRAGNISGIVRDSITLLTAAPTGTVTIDNGATWANTTAVELAFDNLSDHIAEFQVSNLNGDWSTAVWMPIVPVYNWNLATGNGDKTIYVRFRDRVGNIGNAVSATIKLDMEAPTGTVVINGGNEWTIDTDVTLSFAGISPDAEAMQISNDADTWPVTWENITSTYNWSLSTGDGVKTVYVRFRDGAGNIGNAVSATIKLDMEAPTGTVIINGGNEWTMDTDVTLSFTGVSLDAKTMQVSNNASTWPSTWESITSTYNWNLEAGDGVKTVYVRFKDEVGNISNAISQTIKLDTEAPTGAFVINAGREWTMDTDVTLSFTGISPDAEGMQISNDAGTWPATWENITPTYDWSLPTGDGAKTVYVRFRDGAGNIGNVVSATIKLDTVAPTGSFIINSGDESTKDKNVTLSFVEVSADAEAMQVSNEANTWSSAWENIALSYNWNLTAGNGMKTVYVRFRDKAGNISPPISATIKFAVPPTGGNTTPPSILNGNGDSASAPIQITLRTNGGTALTPIELAYNTKINDLPIPTREGYRFDGWYEDEALTKPWEEDTLVKESITLYAKWTALSLEEQEVPQEPQRPEPVVILSDIAQHWAKEMIEELVAQGIIQGYEDGTFRPNEPISRMHVAALLTRAFPFEQVKEASQFSDVATTHIYYEAVRTLQQAGIIDGTNGAFLPTENMTRAQLAKVLVGVLGLTPEGTSSFLDVDSKHWSAEYIATLEREGIALGDNGNFRPNEPVTRVQFVAFLYRIMQRE, encoded by the coding sequence ATGCAACAAAAAAACAAGCAAACATTAGCACTTATCGCCATTATAGTATTGCTAGTACAAACTGTATTTAGTAGTTTATCAGTTATGGCGGTAAGTACCACCTCTACACTACAGGTTACGATGACCACAGATGGCAAGTCGTATGTAGAAGGCGATATAGCGACAGGCCCTGTAGCCATTCAAGTGACCTCAACTTCTGCGGACAGTGGCACGGTAGAATTTTCACAAGACGGGCAAGCATGGCAGCCTTTTGATGTAACAAAATTATTAATTACTTATGCAGACAACCAGCCACCAATCGGAACTTTGTCTGTTCAACAAGGAACGCATACGAATAATTCTACTGTTACGCTTGATATTGCCGCATCCGATGTCGATGCGGGAGATACTGTGACGGCTATGAGATTTACGGAAGATTTGGGAAATTGGCCATCTGTATGGGAAAACTTCACTGATTCAAAGTCGTTCCAGCTATCGCCGGGGGATGGTAACAAGACTATTTATATGCAGTTGAAGGACAGTCGGGATGGAATTTCGGCTATTTACAGTGCATCAGTTTATTTGGATACGTCTGCGCCAACTGGAACAGTGCAGATTAATGGTGGCGCCATTTTTACTAATTCGACAGCCGTTAACCTAAGTTTGACCTATGCGGATGGTGCAGCAACCGGATCGAAAGAAATGCGGTTCTCGAATAATTCCCTTGATCCCCTTTCGTGGGGGGGATGGCAACCATTTAATCCGTCGGCCTCGTGGAATATTGTCAATCAAGAGGGAGAGAACACTGTTTACGTCCAATTTAGAGATGCTGCGGGCAATATTAGTTCGAGTATAATCAGTGATACGATTATTCTCGATATAACGGGACCTTCTGGAACAATCATGATTGAGGAAGGTGCTTTGAAGACAGCAAATAACAATGTCAACCTTACAATCAATTATAGCGACAATTTTTCTGCCGTGCGTATGCGATTGCGCAATGAGAACCAGCCTGCGGGTTCTGGTGTATGGGAATACGCTTCGGCATCCAAAATTTGGACGCTTTCTGGCGGGGAAGGAACTAAAACCGTATATGTAGAATTTTGTGATATGGCAGGCAATATAGGTACAGCAGTAAGTGCAAGCATTGAATTGGATACAACGCCTCCTCAAGTAGTTGGGGTAGTAAATGGGGGACTTTATAACAGCGCCGTAACATTGAGCTTCAATGAAGGAGTAGCAACACTGAACGGCACCTCTGTAACCTCTCCTTATATGGTCACAGATGAAGGTGATTATACGCTCATTGTTACAGACGATGTCGGTAATACTACGACTGTTTCATTTAAGATTGATCGGACACCACCAGATGGGGAGGTTACGATAAATAACGGTATTCAGTGGACGAACAACGTCAATGTCACATTGAGGCTATCGGGCTTAAGTTCGGATACTCATCAATTGCAAATAACGAATAATCCAGCGGACTTCAATGATCATGGTGGTTGGTTGCCTATAGCGGCAACGATAAGTTGGACCTTAACGCCGGGGGATGGCGAGAAAACGGTATATGTCCGCTTTAAGGACAGGGCAGGCAATATTAGCGGTATTGTAAGGGATTCGATAACACTTCTAACCGCAGCGCCAACTGGAACGGTAACAATTGATAATGGAGCTACATGGGCAAACACAACAGCAGTAGAGCTTGCTTTTGATAACCTTAGCGACCATATTGCAGAATTCCAAGTATCGAATTTGAACGGAGATTGGAGCACAGCGGTTTGGATGCCGATTGTGCCAGTATATAATTGGAATCTTGCAACAGGAAACGGCGATAAAACAATTTATGTCCGTTTTCGTGATAGGGTGGGGAATATCGGAAACGCAGTTAGTGCTACAATCAAGCTAGATATGGAAGCACCGACAGGGACCGTTGTAATTAATGGTGGAAACGAGTGGACAATAGATACAGATGTAACATTATCGTTTGCGGGAATCAGTCCAGATGCGGAAGCAATGCAAATATCGAATGATGCTGATACGTGGCCAGTTACATGGGAAAATATCACATCAACATACAATTGGAGTCTGTCAACAGGTGATGGTGTAAAGACAGTTTATGTCCGCTTCCGTGATGGAGCGGGTAATATCGGAAACGCAGTTAGTGCTACAATCAAGCTAGATATGGAAGCACCGACTGGAACCGTTATAATTAATGGTGGAAACGAGTGGACGATGGATACAGATGTAACATTATCGTTTACAGGAGTTAGCCTTGATGCGAAAACAATGCAAGTATCGAATAATGCTAGCACATGGCCGTCTACATGGGAAAGTATCACATCAACGTACAACTGGAATCTTGAAGCGGGAGATGGTGTAAAGACAGTTTATGTCCGCTTTAAAGATGAAGTAGGAAATATAAGTAATGCCATAAGTCAGACAATTAAATTGGATACGGAAGCACCGACCGGAGCCTTTGTAATTAATGCTGGGAGAGAGTGGACGATGGATACGGATGTCACTTTATCGTTCACGGGAATCAGCCCAGATGCGGAAGGAATGCAAATATCGAATGATGCTGGTACATGGCCAGCTACATGGGAAAATATCACACCAACGTACGATTGGAGTCTGCCAACAGGTGATGGTGCAAAGACAGTTTATGTCCGTTTTCGTGATGGAGCGGGGAATATTGGAAACGTAGTTAGTGCTACAATCAAGCTAGATACGGTAGCGCCAACGGGAAGCTTTATAATAAATAGCGGAGACGAGTCGACGAAGGATAAAAATGTAACACTATCGTTTGTTGAAGTCAGTGCGGATGCAGAAGCAATGCAAGTATCAAATGAAGCTAATACATGGTCGTCTGCATGGGAAAATATTGCATTATCGTACAATTGGAATTTGACAGCAGGGAACGGTATGAAGACGGTTTATGTCCGCTTTCGAGATAAGGCGGGGAATATCAGCCCCCCAATTAGTGCTACAATCAAGTTTGCTGTGCCACCAACAGGAGGCAATACAACGCCACCCTCAATATTAAATGGCAATGGTGATTCGGCATCAGCACCTATTCAAATTACATTGCGTACAAATGGTGGTACAGCACTAACACCAATTGAACTTGCTTATAATACAAAAATAAATGACTTGCCTATCCCAACAAGAGAAGGTTACCGTTTTGACGGTTGGTATGAAGATGAGGCACTGACAAAGCCTTGGGAGGAAGATACGCTCGTCAAAGAGAGCATAACACTTTATGCAAAATGGACAGCATTGTCATTGGAAGAACAAGAAGTACCGCAAGAGCCACAGCGACCTGAGCCAGTCGTGATATTGAGTGATATAGCACAACATTGGGCGAAAGAGATGATTGAAGAACTAGTGGCACAAGGTATTATTCAAGGCTATGAAGACGGCACTTTCCGCCCGAATGAACCAATCAGTCGCATGCATGTGGCAGCCTTACTAACAAGAGCATTTCCTTTTGAACAAGTAAAGGAAGCAAGCCAATTTTCAGATGTGGCGACAACGCACATATATTATGAGGCGGTACGTACATTACAGCAAGCAGGAATCATTGATGGCACAAATGGGGCTTTCCTACCAACAGAAAATATGACACGTGCACAATTAGCAAAAGTGTTGGTCGGTGTACTTGGATTGACACCAGAGGGCACAAGCTCGTTCCTTGATGTGGATAGCAAGCATTGGAGTGCGGAATATATTGCAACATTAGAGCGTGAAGGAATCGCACTTGGGGATAATGGCAATTTCCGCCCAAATGAACCTGTGACAAGAGTGCAATTTGTAGCGTTTTTATATCGTATTATGCAAAGAGAGTAA
- a CDS encoding ABC transporter substrate-binding protein, whose translation MKQLLQATIAIIITCALLFLAVNQLQVTGGKGGKDTLTVFNWGEYIDPDLIKQFEQETGIHVIYETFDSNEAMLTKIQQGGSAYDIATPSEYTIEMMKEKDLLIPLDHSKIPNLQNIDPYFLNLPFDPGNEYSLPYFWGTVGIVYNPTIIGDELSFESWEDLWHPSLKNKVFLVDGAREVIGMGLNSIGESLNTKDDKILRAATDKLISLAPNVKAIIGDEITPLMINNEAAVALTWSGQAADMMYENEDLTYAVPEEGSNLWFDNFVIPKTARNIEGAHAFINFMLDAEVNAQNTDYVGYSTPNAAAMELLDPEVVEDERYYPDEETREHLEVYENLGLEWLGKYNELFLEFKMNMN comes from the coding sequence ATGAAACAGTTACTTCAAGCTACAATTGCGATTATTATTACTTGTGCTCTACTATTTTTAGCCGTCAATCAATTGCAAGTCACTGGTGGCAAAGGGGGCAAGGATACACTAACTGTTTTCAACTGGGGAGAATATATCGACCCAGACTTAATTAAACAATTTGAACAAGAGACAGGTATCCATGTAATTTATGAGACATTCGATTCAAATGAGGCAATGTTAACGAAAATTCAACAAGGAGGTTCAGCTTATGACATAGCAACCCCTTCTGAGTATACAATTGAAATGATGAAAGAAAAGGATTTACTCATTCCTTTAGATCACTCAAAAATACCGAACTTGCAAAATATTGACCCATATTTTTTAAATTTACCATTCGATCCGGGCAATGAATATTCGCTACCGTATTTTTGGGGAACAGTCGGGATTGTTTATAACCCTACTATAATTGGAGATGAATTATCCTTTGAATCTTGGGAAGATTTATGGCACCCTTCATTAAAAAATAAAGTCTTTCTCGTTGATGGGGCACGTGAAGTAATAGGTATGGGCTTAAATTCAATTGGAGAATCTTTAAACACAAAGGATGATAAAATCCTTCGGGCTGCAACAGATAAGTTAATTTCTCTTGCACCAAATGTAAAAGCGATTATCGGTGACGAAATTACCCCTTTAATGATTAATAATGAAGCAGCTGTTGCTTTAACTTGGTCAGGGCAAGCCGCAGACATGATGTATGAAAATGAGGATTTAACCTACGCTGTACCGGAGGAAGGTTCAAATTTATGGTTCGACAACTTTGTTATCCCAAAAACAGCAAGAAATATTGAGGGGGCACATGCCTTCATTAACTTTATGCTAGACGCAGAAGTTAACGCCCAAAATACAGACTATGTCGGCTACTCTACACCAAACGCAGCAGCCATGGAGCTACTGGACCCCGAAGTCGTAGAAGATGAACGTTATTATCCCGATGAGGAAACACGCGAGCATCTTGAAGTATACGAAAACCTTGGTCTTGAATGGCTAGGCAAATATAATGAATTGTTTTTAGAGTTTAAGATGAATATGAATTAA
- a CDS encoding ABC transporter permease, with product MEKLSPASKIYLVLVFAILYAPILYLIFYSFNSAGNMNEFESFTLEHYAAVFGDSRLIIILINTILVALLSGLLATVIGTFGAIGIVSVKNAKMRSVLLSFNNVLIVSPDVIIGASFLILFTFIGIKLGFTSVLISHIAFSVPIVVLMVLPKLLEMNTSLIDAARDLGATKRDVLMRVILPYISPGIFAGFFMALTYSLDDFAVTFFVTGNGFSTLSVEIYSMARTGITLTINAISGLIFVITVLVVIGYYFVNSRSKQAKVGR from the coding sequence ATGGAAAAGCTATCGCCCGCTTCTAAAATTTATTTAGTTCTTGTTTTCGCCATTTTATATGCACCAATCCTTTACCTTATTTTTTATTCGTTCAATAGCGCAGGTAATATGAATGAATTTGAATCCTTTACACTAGAGCATTATGCTGCAGTCTTCGGTGATTCACGCCTAATTATCATTTTAATTAATACGATTTTAGTTGCGCTACTTTCAGGCTTGCTTGCAACGGTCATTGGCACATTTGGCGCTATTGGCATCGTGTCTGTTAAAAATGCTAAAATGCGCAGTGTACTGCTTTCTTTCAATAACGTCTTAATTGTAAGCCCAGACGTTATTATTGGTGCTAGCTTCTTAATTTTATTTACCTTTATTGGGATAAAATTAGGCTTTACATCTGTGCTAATCTCACATATCGCCTTCAGCGTGCCGATTGTTGTGCTCATGGTGTTGCCAAAGCTACTCGAAATGAATACATCTTTAATTGATGCGGCGCGTGATTTAGGTGCAACAAAGCGCGATGTTTTAATGCGCGTTATTTTACCTTATATTTCTCCGGGTATTTTCGCTGGATTTTTCATGGCCTTGACTTATTCATTAGATGATTTCGCCGTTACATTTTTCGTGACAGGAAATGGCTTTAGCACATTGTCTGTAGAAATTTATTCTATGGCACGCACTGGGATTACTTTAACAATTAACGCGATTTCTGGTTTAATTTTCGTCATTACAGTACTTGTTGTCATCGGCTACTATTTTGTTAATAGTCGCTCAAAACAAGCAAAGGTGGGACGCTAA
- a CDS encoding ABC transporter permease: MQTKNSKSALFPYVIWIALFVIAPIALIIYYSLQDLEGKFTLGNYAAFFSTVYLKMTLSSFWYAFLITFFTLLVSYPVAYLLTKTKHKHLWLMLIIIPSWINLLLKTYAFIGIFGLYGPVNAMIEVFGFDPQQILFTDFSFVFVSVYIFIPFMIIPIFNSLDKLNPTLVYAARDLGASSFTTFRRVIFPLTIDGVKSGIQVTFIPALSLFMITRLIAGNRVITLGTAIEQQFLVSQNWGMGSTIAVFLIFIMVLIMLFTGKKSKGGRV; the protein is encoded by the coding sequence ATGCAAACTAAAAATTCAAAAAGTGCATTATTTCCTTATGTTATTTGGATTGCACTATTTGTTATTGCACCCATTGCCTTAATTATTTATTATTCTTTACAAGACTTAGAAGGCAAATTTACATTAGGCAACTATGCTGCGTTTTTCTCAACTGTTTATTTGAAAATGACGCTATCTAGCTTTTGGTACGCCTTCTTAATTACATTTTTCACATTGCTCGTATCATATCCCGTTGCCTATTTATTGACGAAAACGAAGCATAAGCATTTATGGCTTATGCTCATCATTATTCCTTCTTGGATTAATTTATTATTAAAAACTTATGCCTTTATCGGTATTTTTGGTTTATACGGGCCTGTGAACGCTATGATTGAAGTATTTGGCTTTGATCCGCAGCAAATTTTATTTACTGATTTTAGCTTTGTGTTCGTATCAGTTTATATTTTCATACCGTTTATGATTATTCCCATTTTCAACTCGCTTGATAAATTAAATCCAACACTTGTTTATGCGGCACGCGACCTTGGTGCATCAAGCTTTACAACTTTCCGTCGCGTGATTTTCCCATTAACAATTGATGGTGTGAAATCAGGTATTCAAGTGACATTCATTCCAGCGCTGTCACTATTTATGATTACACGACTGATTGCAGGAAACCGTGTTATTACACTCGGGACAGCAATAGAGCAGCAATTCCTTGTGTCACAAAACTGGGGAATGGGTTCAACGATTGCCGTATTCTTAATCTTTATTATGGTTTTAATTATGTTATTCACAGGGAAAAAATCGAAGGGAGGTCGCGTATGA